In Sphingobacterium thalpophilum, a genomic segment contains:
- a CDS encoding NADH-quinone oxidoreductase subunit D, with the protein MANPKYKEALVRYEKHLTTISSEEMVLNMGPQHPSTHGVLRLQLITDGEIVKEVVPHLGYLHRCFDKHAESLNYAKTIPFTDRLDYLASMNNSHAFVMGVERMLGLDRKIPKRIEYIRVLVCELNRIASHLIAIGTYGIDIGATTPFLWCFRDREHIMNMLEWASGSRMLYNYIWVGGLFYDLPVGFEERCAEFITYFKPKLVELDEILTQNQIFISRTAKIGILPADVAINYGVSGPMLRASGIKWDLRRIDGYSVYPEIDFEIPVGKGEMGAIGDCWDRYKVRVDEVKESVRIVEQCLERLQKDFKRTAEFDPRALVPKKVNLKAQDYYVRAENPKGELGFYFVTKDKSDIPLRVKSRGPSFNNLSVISEIGKGVLIADLIAILGSIDIVLGEVDR; encoded by the coding sequence ATGGCGAATCCAAAATATAAAGAGGCATTAGTGCGGTATGAAAAACACCTTACAACGATATCCAGTGAGGAAATGGTGTTAAATATGGGGCCTCAGCATCCATCAACGCATGGGGTGCTCCGGCTTCAGCTGATTACTGACGGAGAGATTGTGAAAGAGGTTGTTCCACATTTGGGTTATCTGCACCGCTGTTTTGACAAGCATGCCGAATCGTTAAATTACGCAAAGACAATTCCTTTTACTGATCGCCTAGATTACCTCGCCTCGATGAATAATAGTCATGCTTTCGTGATGGGTGTCGAACGCATGCTTGGTCTTGATCGTAAAATACCTAAAAGGATAGAGTATATCCGTGTACTGGTCTGTGAACTCAACCGAATTGCGTCGCACCTGATTGCTATTGGAACATATGGTATTGATATCGGTGCAACAACGCCGTTTCTTTGGTGCTTCCGTGACCGTGAACACATTATGAATATGCTCGAGTGGGCTTCTGGCTCCAGGATGTTGTACAACTATATCTGGGTAGGCGGTTTGTTTTATGATTTGCCTGTAGGCTTTGAAGAGCGCTGTGCAGAATTTATTACCTACTTCAAACCTAAATTGGTCGAACTGGATGAGATATTGACTCAGAATCAAATCTTTATCTCCCGTACGGCTAAAATAGGTATACTTCCTGCTGACGTTGCGATAAATTATGGTGTATCGGGACCTATGCTTCGGGCTTCAGGAATAAAATGGGATTTACGACGCATAGATGGCTATTCGGTTTACCCAGAAATTGATTTTGAGATACCTGTCGGAAAAGGAGAAATGGGCGCAATCGGCGATTGCTGGGACCGTTATAAAGTTAGGGTAGACGAAGTCAAGGAATCTGTTCGCATTGTTGAGCAATGTCTTGAACGATTACAGAAAGACTTTAAACGTACAGCTGAATTCGATCCGAGAGCGCTGGTTCCGAAAAAAGTAAATTTGAAAGCGCAGGATTATTATGTCCGTGCTGAAAATCCGAAAGGAGAATTGGGTTTTTACTTTGTCACAAAAGATAAATCAGATATTCCATTGCGTGTAAAGTCGCGGGGGCCGAGTTTTAATAACCTATCGGTGATTTCGGAAATTGGAAAAGGCGTGCTGATCGCTGATTTGATTGCGATCCTGGGCTCTATTGATATTGTTCTGGGTGAGGTAGATCGCTAA
- a CDS encoding NADH-quinone oxidoreductase subunit C, with protein MTFDEIKSTLVSRFGTQIIVNEDRNGLQPALFVDKEDIVAVCLFLRDTEGLYFDFLSNLTAVDYQTHFTVVYHLNSLPYQHGLVLKVELSGNRSLDELPEIPSLTSVWRTADWHEREAFDLMGIYFEGHPDLRRILLPDDWEGHPLRKDYQEAETYHGIHIN; from the coding sequence ATGACATTTGACGAAATTAAATCGACGCTTGTTTCCCGATTTGGAACCCAAATTATTGTTAATGAAGATCGCAATGGGCTGCAGCCAGCATTATTTGTTGATAAGGAGGATATCGTAGCCGTCTGTTTATTCCTGCGGGATACGGAGGGGCTGTATTTTGATTTTTTGAGCAATCTTACTGCGGTGGACTATCAAACGCATTTTACCGTTGTCTACCATCTCAATTCATTGCCTTATCAACACGGTTTGGTCTTAAAAGTTGAGCTGTCAGGTAATCGTTCGCTGGACGAATTACCAGAGATTCCTTCGCTTACTTCGGTATGGCGTACGGCAGACTGGCATGAGCGCGAAGCATTTGACCTAATGGGGATTTATTTTGAGGGACATCCGGACCTTAGAAGGATTCTGCTTCCCGACGATTGGGAAGGGCATCCTCTGCGCAAGGATTATCAAGAGGCAGAAACATATCATGGCATCCATATTAATTGA